From a region of the Neobacillus niacini genome:
- a CDS encoding acyl-CoA reductase: MRERVGYLPDIGEEIIDTKILTFTRKGEVLEVEAPQLTMEQMQLVTEKVKTASSEVLKNMSITEIISIIDSAIEVLLDRHSTYRKKAEMLLPIVTGYDKEMIRLGLTSFLKKFRKHELQRFVVEDLGNPLLLDGFQPRVKRGYSKAVGPDLILHVWAGNVPALPLWSLISGLLVKSGNIGKVSSAEPLFAGWFAQVLVEVAPQLKDCLAVVWWKGGDEAREKEIFRYADVVVGYGSNTSLESMSRRIPVTTRFLPFGHKVSFGVISNAALDSRKALATAHQAAFDIIQFDQQGCYSPHIFYVQKGGNVTPAEFAQYLAQELESYQKRYPRRTLTLEEMTAAVHWRNQEEVSSFSNPAKQVFGQTDHHWTVVYEEGAAFSPTCSNRTVKVIAFDELEDILPSIQHYRKFLQSAGIAAAPKDLFRWAEKFGNIGVTRITALGKMTSPEAGWHHDGRFNLLDLVQMVDIEHSAEEYAEYFAAYID, translated from the coding sequence ATGAGAGAAAGAGTTGGATACCTTCCTGATATCGGGGAAGAAATCATAGATACCAAGATTCTTACCTTTACTAGAAAGGGTGAAGTGCTTGAGGTAGAAGCGCCACAACTTACTATGGAGCAAATGCAATTGGTGACAGAAAAGGTTAAAACAGCAAGTTCAGAAGTATTAAAAAACATGAGTATCACTGAGATAATTTCGATCATTGACTCCGCCATAGAAGTTCTGCTCGATCGTCATTCAACCTACCGGAAAAAAGCAGAAATGCTGCTGCCAATTGTTACCGGATACGATAAAGAAATGATTCGCCTGGGGCTTACTTCTTTTTTAAAAAAGTTCCGCAAACATGAGCTGCAGCGTTTTGTGGTCGAGGACTTAGGAAATCCCTTGCTGCTAGATGGTTTCCAGCCTCGCGTAAAAAGGGGATATTCAAAAGCAGTGGGACCCGACTTGATTCTCCATGTATGGGCTGGAAATGTACCCGCACTCCCCTTATGGAGTCTGATTTCAGGGTTATTGGTTAAGTCTGGCAACATTGGCAAGGTATCGAGTGCCGAGCCGTTGTTTGCTGGCTGGTTCGCACAGGTTCTAGTCGAAGTGGCTCCCCAATTAAAAGACTGCCTGGCGGTTGTCTGGTGGAAGGGTGGAGATGAGGCACGAGAAAAGGAGATTTTTAGATATGCAGATGTTGTCGTCGGCTATGGAAGTAATACTTCGCTAGAATCCATGAGTAGAAGAATTCCTGTCACCACTCGTTTCCTGCCATTCGGACATAAAGTCAGTTTCGGGGTAATTAGTAACGCTGCTCTAGACTCACGGAAAGCATTAGCCACTGCTCATCAAGCCGCATTTGATATCATCCAATTTGATCAACAAGGCTGTTATTCCCCACATATTTTCTATGTTCAAAAAGGGGGAAATGTAACACCGGCTGAGTTTGCGCAGTATCTTGCACAGGAACTAGAAAGTTATCAAAAACGTTACCCGAGGCGCACTCTTACCTTAGAAGAAATGACAGCCGCCGTCCATTGGCGTAACCAAGAAGAGGTATCTTCTTTTTCAAACCCTGCGAAACAAGTATTTGGTCAAACGGATCACCATTGGACCGTTGTTTATGAAGAGGGTGCTGCGTTCTCACCAACTTGTTCCAACCGTACGGTGAAAGTTATTGCTTTTGATGAGTTAGAGGACATTTTGCCAAGTATCCAGCACTATCGTAAATTCTTACAAAGTGCTGGTATTGCTGCCGCTCCGAAGGACCTGTTTCGATGGGCTGAAAAGTTTGGAAATATCGGTGTAACAAGAATTACTGCTCTTGGGAAGATGACTTCTCCTGAAGCAGGCTGGCATCATGATGGCAGGTTTAATTTACTAGATTTGGTTCAAATGGTTGATATTGAGCATTCAGCGGAAGAGTATGCGGAGTATTTTGCAGCTTATATTGATTAG
- a CDS encoding 3-oxoacyl-ACP reductase, whose amino-acid sequence MGKFESKTVLVTGSSRGIGAAIARGFAAEGGTVIVNYLQNEEASEKTVASCLELGGDAWAIQADVTSESDVNRMMKQIELEVGKLDVVVNNAFKPYMFNPDTRKMFSQLKWEDYQEQIDGAVKSTYYVCQQAIPLMKKQTRGSIVNIVTNLVERPIIPYHDYTTAKSALMGFSRNLAVELGAFGIRVNCVAPGLVYPTDASRETKEEVKEMIIAQTPLRRIAQPEDIVGPVLFLSSEWSEFMTGQTLFVDGGLVMS is encoded by the coding sequence GTGGGAAAATTTGAGAGTAAAACCGTATTAGTTACAGGTTCAAGCAGAGGAATTGGAGCAGCCATCGCGAGAGGTTTTGCAGCAGAAGGAGGAACGGTCATTGTTAATTATCTTCAAAATGAAGAAGCTTCAGAAAAAACAGTGGCTTCTTGTCTTGAACTTGGTGGTGATGCTTGGGCGATTCAAGCAGACGTTACATCTGAATCGGATGTTAACCGTATGATGAAGCAAATTGAGTTAGAAGTAGGCAAATTAGATGTAGTGGTCAATAATGCCTTTAAACCCTATATGTTTAATCCCGATACACGAAAAATGTTCTCTCAATTAAAATGGGAAGACTATCAGGAACAAATCGATGGAGCAGTAAAATCTACTTACTATGTATGTCAACAAGCCATCCCCTTAATGAAAAAACAAACCAGAGGAAGCATCGTTAATATCGTAACAAACTTAGTGGAACGGCCAATTATTCCTTATCATGATTATACAACAGCTAAATCAGCATTAATGGGGTTTAGCCGCAATCTTGCCGTTGAATTAGGAGCATTTGGGATACGAGTGAATTGTGTGGCACCTGGTTTGGTGTACCCAACCGACGCAAGCCGAGAAACAAAAGAAGAAGTAAAGGAAATGATCATAGCCCAAACCCCGTTAAGGAGGATTGCCCAACCGGAGGATATTGTAGGACCCGTCTTGTTCTTATCCTCCGAATGGAGTGAGTTTATGACAGGGCAGACACTGTTTGTTGATGGTGGGCTCGTCATGAGTTAG
- a CDS encoding putative thiazole-containing bacteriocin maturation protein has protein sequence MTNMNPSVRLKVKRDTFFLPDPNSGVYFRNNVSSFRMEGSMIDQWVEKLIPMFNGDYTLDYLTNGLPAAYRDRVFEIAEALYRNGFARDVSEDRSHQLKEHVLKKYASQIEFVDNLVDSGAFRFQTYRQAKVLAVGSGPFLVSLVSSLLHSGLPKFHMLINDSVQTNRRRLMELVEHTRKTDAEVEIEEVTLNQQGEISWEEIIRPFDYILYVSQKDDVEELRLLHRVSREAGKVFLPAICLEQAGLAGPLVYPDSEGCWESAWRRIHQSALYKNQPLSDFSSTAGAMLANVIVFELFKDVTGVSEKAHRNNFFLLDLESLEGNWHWYMPHPLVTGQISARLIEDLDNRLAQGTERGDPGKLLLAFNQLTSKVTGIFHIWEEGDLRQLPLAQCRIQTVNPMEEGPSQLLDPIVCTGLTHEEARREAGLSGIEAYVSNIVGLLDLPPEVEVGAGESFAESVCRGLQKCLDEELIIQSLKQEYSVLPVQLSSVEDERCRFYLQALTTLQGAPTIGIGEEVSGFPAVWIGTNDGWYGSVDLNITMALRNALKQAIFNLQNEEDYVMARSLEVSSMIPDEKVPLKIEIPASEERIQPEDLLNAMEILKRNEKQLFVYELEMEPFLKDGLAGIFGILVQEEGLR, from the coding sequence ATGACAAATATGAACCCTTCTGTGCGTCTGAAGGTGAAAAGGGACACGTTTTTTCTCCCTGATCCAAACAGTGGTGTGTATTTTCGGAACAATGTAAGCTCATTTCGTATGGAAGGCAGTATGATCGATCAATGGGTTGAAAAGCTGATACCAATGTTTAATGGCGATTATACCTTGGATTATTTGACCAACGGATTGCCGGCGGCATACCGAGATAGAGTGTTTGAAATTGCAGAGGCACTATATCGAAATGGGTTTGCTCGAGATGTTAGCGAAGACCGTTCGCACCAATTGAAGGAACATGTTCTAAAAAAGTATGCATCGCAAATTGAATTTGTAGACAATTTGGTTGATTCGGGAGCGTTTCGTTTTCAGACCTATCGTCAGGCAAAAGTGTTGGCAGTAGGTTCTGGTCCTTTTTTAGTTTCATTGGTTTCTTCCTTACTTCATTCTGGATTGCCCAAGTTCCATATGCTAATCAATGACAGTGTTCAAACCAATAGAAGGCGGTTAATGGAACTTGTGGAACATACGCGTAAAACAGACGCTGAAGTGGAGATTGAAGAGGTCACACTAAACCAGCAAGGGGAAATTTCCTGGGAGGAGATTATAAGACCATTTGACTATATTTTGTATGTGTCACAAAAGGACGATGTAGAGGAACTCCGGCTTCTACATCGGGTTAGCAGGGAAGCGGGTAAAGTGTTTCTCCCTGCTATTTGCTTAGAACAGGCGGGTTTAGCGGGTCCATTAGTGTATCCAGACTCAGAAGGATGCTGGGAGTCTGCATGGCGACGTATTCACCAATCGGCTCTCTACAAAAACCAGCCATTATCCGATTTCTCCTCCACAGCTGGAGCTATGTTGGCTAATGTCATCGTATTTGAATTATTTAAAGACGTAACCGGCGTATCCGAAAAGGCACATAGGAATAATTTCTTCCTTCTAGATTTGGAATCGTTAGAAGGAAACTGGCATTGGTACATGCCTCATCCACTGGTGACAGGACAAATATCAGCTAGATTGATAGAAGATTTAGATAATCGATTAGCACAAGGAACGGAAAGAGGGGATCCGGGTAAATTACTTCTGGCATTCAACCAGTTGACCTCAAAGGTAACCGGCATTTTTCATATTTGGGAGGAGGGGGATTTAAGGCAGCTGCCGTTAGCTCAATGCCGAATTCAAACAGTCAACCCAATGGAGGAGGGGCCATCTCAACTCTTGGATCCTATCGTCTGTACAGGTCTGACACATGAGGAGGCAAGAAGGGAAGCGGGTTTGTCCGGAATTGAAGCGTATGTATCAAACATAGTCGGTTTGCTCGATCTGCCACCGGAAGTGGAGGTTGGAGCAGGTGAATCGTTCGCAGAAAGTGTTTGCCGGGGATTGCAAAAGTGTTTGGACGAGGAGTTGATCATTCAAAGTCTTAAACAGGAGTATTCAGTCCTCCCTGTGCAGTTAAGTTCTGTAGAAGATGAACGCTGTCGTTTTTATTTGCAGGCACTGACGACATTGCAGGGAGCACCGACTATTGGAATCGGTGAGGAAGTTTCTGGATTCCCGGCTGTGTGGATTGGAACAAATGACGGATGGTATGGCAGTGTCGATTTGAATATCACGATGGCATTACGAAATGCCCTGAAACAGGCAATTTTTAATTTGCAAAATGAAGAGGACTACGTTATGGCACGATCCTTGGAGGTTTCATCTATGATTCCGGATGAAAAAGTGCCACTAAAGATTGAAATTCCTGCGAGTGAAGAAAGAATACAGCCAGAGGACTTACTGAATGCTATGGAAATCTTAAAACGGAACGAAAAGCAGTTATTTGTATATGAACTAGAAATGGAACCTTTTTTGAAAGATGGATTGGCAGGGATATTTGGGATATTGGTTCAAGAGGAGGGATTAAGGTGA
- a CDS encoding heterocycloanthracin/sonorensin family bacteriocin produces MNDFQSQLQGLSLGDFQATEAVPFDPSMYYTDPNRFGGLGGVGGIGGLGGFGGFGGISSIGRCFSCFNCFHNCFHNCFHNCFHNCFHNCFHNCFHNCGGHRCHNCGGGHNCGGGGHRCGGGGHRCGG; encoded by the coding sequence ATGAATGATTTCCAAAGTCAACTCCAGGGCTTAAGTCTTGGCGATTTCCAAGCGACCGAGGCAGTTCCTTTTGACCCAAGCATGTACTATACTGATCCAAATCGATTTGGTGGTTTAGGCGGTGTTGGTGGTATTGGTGGTTTAGGAGGTTTTGGCGGTTTTGGTGGTATTAGCAGTATTGGGCGATGTTTTAGTTGCTTTAATTGCTTCCATAATTGCTTCCATAATTGCTTCCATAATTGTTTCCATAATTGTTTTCATAATTGTTTCCATAATTGCTTCCATAATTGCGGTGGCCATCGTTGCCATAATTGCGGCGGAGGACACAATTGCGGCGGAGGCGGTCATCGTTGTGGTGGCGGAGGCCATCGTTGCGGCGGTTGA
- a CDS encoding ABC transporter ATP-binding protein, producing MAYLSLQDVRYSYAKNNLIVDAVSFDVEKGKFHSLLGKSGCGKTTLLKLAAGLLTPNEGSILLQGERIKPSEKIGFVFQSPTLLEWKTVMDNVLLPVSLKHKVTKEHVEKAESLLDLMGLSHLTKEYPTRLSGGQQSRVSIARALIGSPTLLYMDEPFSALDAITREELQDDLLRLCELHQMTVLFVTHDISEAVYLSDRIAVMDKGRIIHELFVDLQDRHTPDSRYSGQFSQLCLEIRTAISGGQR from the coding sequence ATGGCTTATTTGAGTTTACAAGATGTTCGTTACAGCTATGCAAAAAATAACCTGATTGTCGATGCTGTAAGTTTCGATGTAGAAAAAGGAAAGTTTCACAGTTTACTAGGTAAAAGCGGCTGTGGAAAAACAACGCTATTAAAGCTGGCGGCAGGATTATTAACCCCAAATGAGGGTTCAATTCTGTTACAAGGTGAAAGAATAAAACCTTCAGAAAAAATAGGCTTTGTATTTCAGTCACCAACTTTATTGGAATGGAAAACAGTAATGGATAATGTTCTTTTACCCGTTTCTCTTAAACATAAAGTAACAAAAGAACATGTAGAAAAAGCAGAATCCTTATTAGACTTAATGGGGCTATCTCATTTAACAAAGGAATACCCAACTCGGTTATCTGGCGGACAGCAAAGTCGAGTATCGATTGCAAGAGCGCTCATCGGATCGCCGACCTTGCTTTATATGGATGAGCCTTTCTCAGCTCTTGATGCCATCACAAGAGAGGAGCTTCAAGATGATCTTCTCCGGCTTTGTGAACTCCATCAAATGACGGTGTTATTTGTTACCCATGATATTTCAGAAGCGGTCTATTTGTCAGACAGGATTGCGGTTATGGATAAAGGGAGAATCATTCATGAACTTTTTGTAGATTTGCAAGACCGGCACACACCAGATAGTCGATATTCCGGGCAGTTTAGTCAGCTTTGCCTGGAAATCCGAACGGCCATTAGTGGAGGACAAAGATGA
- the thiW gene encoding energy coupling factor transporter S component ThiW, translating to MRKTHKLTLTAMMIAIGTLSSNLLFIPVGFTKVFPIQHFLNVLSAVLLGPVYAVAQALCVSILRNIMGTGSVFAFPGSMVGALLAGLLFMKTRKIYMAFFGEVIGTGILGAILCYPIATLLMGQEAAVFGFIPLFIFSSIAGALIGAIILSVFLKKKVAIFTQNGTTMK from the coding sequence ATGAGAAAAACACATAAACTTACATTGACAGCGATGATGATCGCGATTGGTACTCTCTCGAGTAATTTATTGTTTATTCCGGTTGGGTTCACAAAGGTGTTTCCGATTCAGCATTTCTTGAATGTTTTGTCTGCAGTCTTATTAGGACCGGTTTATGCGGTTGCCCAGGCACTTTGTGTCTCCATCTTACGAAATATCATGGGAACTGGATCGGTTTTTGCCTTTCCAGGAAGTATGGTTGGTGCCTTGTTGGCAGGGCTCCTCTTTATGAAAACGAGAAAGATTTATATGGCTTTTTTCGGTGAGGTCATTGGAACGGGCATTCTTGGAGCGATCCTCTGCTATCCAATCGCCACTCTATTAATGGGGCAGGAAGCTGCCGTATTTGGATTTATCCCGTTATTTATTTTTAGCTCGATTGCGGGTGCACTTATTGGCGCCATTATCCTATCAGTCTTTTTAAAAAAGAAGGTTGCTATATTTACTCAAAACGGAACGACTATGAAATAG
- a CDS encoding TOMM precursor leader peptide-binding protein has protein sequence MSAVMLVVGEGLLADHMCEELSSQYLIFRQTDFGAIVPGNIDLALVLHDAWSPSLHQKAEEVFRRTNTPWLRGFVSFGEGVLGPLVRPGTPGCSQCADLRRHMAGHDRKEMWEIQKRLELSGEMQQEVWAARAGLLHLAHLMAAEVQRIIQGNQAQSEGKVCFINLKTLKSSWHRFLPVPLCQVCSQLPEDSLAMARISLQQSPKVTNDSFRSRSLDDLNNVLIKDYLDPRTGLLNNKMVNLVHPFADVSVNLPLFNGDEGTAGRTNSFAVSELTAILEGLERYCGLEPRGKKTVVHNSYNQLKNQALNPIEVGVHAKEQYEKPGFPFTEFDPDRSIDWVWGYSFLQQRPILVPELLAYYSLGCGSRGFVYETSNGCALGGSREEAIFYGILEVVERDSFLMTWYAQMPLPRIEPNSIEDTELMLMIERMRAVAGYDLYLYNSTMEHGIPSILAIAKNRKEKGMNLICAAGSHLDPVRAVKTAVHELAGMMLSLDEKLEENQEEYIRMLHDSSLVQQMDDHGMMYGLPEAEERLQFLLEENRPLRPFHEEFQWKSKHLDLTQDLQDILQEFRRLNLDVIVVDQTTPETIRNGLYCVKVLIPGMLPMTFGHHLTRVTGLERVFRVPMELGYSKEPLTAEQLNPHPHPFP, from the coding sequence GTGAGTGCTGTCATGTTGGTTGTAGGAGAAGGGCTGCTGGCAGACCACATGTGTGAGGAACTGTCATCTCAATACTTGATATTTCGCCAAACTGATTTCGGGGCAATCGTACCCGGAAATATTGATTTGGCATTGGTTTTACATGATGCATGGAGTCCCTCCCTTCATCAAAAAGCAGAAGAGGTGTTTCGTCGAACCAACACTCCTTGGCTAAGAGGTTTTGTTTCTTTTGGAGAGGGCGTATTAGGACCTCTTGTTCGACCGGGGACGCCTGGATGTTCACAATGCGCTGATTTGAGGCGTCATATGGCAGGTCACGACCGGAAAGAGATGTGGGAGATACAAAAAAGGTTGGAGTTATCGGGAGAAATGCAGCAGGAAGTTTGGGCAGCACGTGCAGGTCTCTTACACTTGGCTCACCTGATGGCGGCGGAGGTCCAAAGAATTATCCAAGGAAATCAGGCCCAATCAGAGGGAAAGGTATGTTTTATCAATCTAAAAACGTTGAAGAGTTCTTGGCACAGGTTTTTGCCCGTACCCTTGTGTCAGGTATGCAGTCAATTGCCTGAAGATTCACTAGCCATGGCTCGAATATCACTTCAGCAAAGTCCGAAGGTTACCAACGACAGTTTTCGCAGCCGTTCGTTAGATGACCTGAATAATGTTCTCATAAAAGACTATTTGGATCCTCGAACAGGCCTTTTGAATAATAAAATGGTTAACCTCGTGCATCCTTTTGCTGATGTAAGTGTTAATTTGCCTTTGTTCAATGGGGATGAGGGAACAGCAGGACGGACTAACTCTTTCGCGGTTAGTGAATTAACGGCCATTTTGGAAGGATTGGAGCGGTACTGTGGACTTGAGCCCCGAGGCAAAAAGACAGTGGTTCATAACAGTTATAACCAGTTAAAAAATCAAGCACTCAATCCGATCGAGGTGGGTGTACACGCCAAGGAACAGTATGAGAAACCTGGTTTTCCATTTACAGAATTTGATCCAGATCGATCAATAGATTGGGTATGGGGATATTCGTTTTTACAGCAGCGACCGATTCTGGTTCCAGAGTTGCTTGCCTATTATAGTTTGGGCTGCGGGTCACGAGGATTTGTCTATGAAACTTCCAATGGATGCGCGTTGGGTGGAAGTCGAGAAGAAGCCATTTTCTATGGTATTTTGGAAGTGGTGGAACGTGATTCGTTCCTGATGACTTGGTACGCGCAGATGCCCCTCCCGCGTATTGAACCAAACTCAATTGAAGATACAGAGCTCATGTTAATGATTGAACGGATGCGTGCGGTCGCGGGATATGACCTATATTTATATAATTCTACCATGGAGCACGGAATTCCAAGTATTTTGGCCATAGCGAAAAACAGAAAGGAAAAAGGAATGAACCTTATCTGTGCGGCCGGATCTCATTTGGACCCGGTACGGGCGGTGAAAACTGCAGTTCACGAGTTAGCTGGCATGATGCTGTCATTGGATGAGAAATTAGAGGAGAACCAGGAGGAGTATATACGAATGCTGCATGATTCTTCCTTAGTGCAGCAAATGGATGACCATGGAATGATGTACGGTTTGCCGGAAGCGGAAGAGCGCCTGCAGTTTTTGCTTGAAGAAAATCGCCCATTACGACCGTTTCACGAGGAATTCCAGTGGAAGTCAAAACATTTAGATCTTACGCAGGATCTGCAGGATATTCTTCAAGAATTTCGCCGATTAAACCTCGATGTGATTGTGGTTGACCAGACAACACCGGAAACGATTCGAAACGGACTGTATTGTGTGAAAGTGTTAATTCCAGGGATGCTGCCGATGACATTCGGACATCACCTTACCCGTGTAACAGGGTTGGAGAGAGTGTTCAGGGTACCTATGGAACTTGGATATTCAAAGGAACCGCTGACAGCGGAACAGCTCAATCCACATCCTCATCCGTTTCCATAA
- a CDS encoding ABC transporter permease has protein sequence MKKVSIHSWLLFILILLLWEMLAKQMSELVLPAPSVVVTTLIEGLTSGYYTPHILRTSLEIVIGLFLGSLLGILTGIWMGEVEFIRKLLFPYVIASQAVPKLALAPLFILWFGFGMTSKVVITALICFFPLMENTVTAIQYTDPKKLELFRVLGANRWQTLFKLKIPAGLPSIMAGFRVAVVLAVVGAVVGEFIGGSEGLGALIIASQGMMDTPLMFSVLILITILGTFLYQLIYFIERHIFKYRNH, from the coding sequence ATGAAAAAAGTATCAATACATTCCTGGTTATTATTCATCTTGATTCTATTACTCTGGGAAATGCTGGCCAAGCAAATGTCCGAACTGGTCCTTCCAGCACCGTCCGTTGTGGTCACCACACTGATAGAGGGATTAACGAGTGGTTATTATACCCCCCATATTCTCCGAACCAGTTTGGAAATTGTCATTGGACTTTTTCTCGGGAGTTTATTAGGAATCCTTACGGGCATTTGGATGGGTGAAGTGGAGTTTATCCGAAAGCTATTATTTCCTTATGTGATAGCAAGTCAAGCTGTTCCAAAACTTGCGCTGGCGCCATTATTTATTCTTTGGTTTGGTTTTGGAATGACGTCAAAAGTTGTCATAACTGCTTTAATTTGCTTTTTCCCGTTAATGGAAAATACTGTTACTGCCATTCAATACACAGATCCTAAAAAATTAGAATTGTTTCGGGTGTTAGGGGCCAACCGATGGCAAACCTTGTTTAAATTAAAAATACCTGCAGGGCTGCCCAGTATCATGGCTGGTTTTCGGGTTGCCGTTGTCCTCGCTGTTGTCGGTGCTGTAGTGGGGGAATTTATCGGAGGCAGTGAGGGATTAGGTGCTTTGATTATCGCTTCCCAAGGGATGATGGACACACCGTTAATGTTTTCGGTGCTTATTTTAATTACCATACTTGGAACCTTTCTCTATCAACTGATTTATTTTATTGAACGTCACATATTTAAATATAGAAATCATTAA
- a CDS encoding ABC transporter substrate-binding protein, with the protein MKLKRSIPAAVIILVLLLTACGSNNKQQAAAVTEQDTVKIASWSQPISEQTNLLVSEEKDFFKKEGLDIEFITGAGGGDAIKNILSGKADIAFTDPGSLYFALNQGEKLKVIYNIYPQNVFNVVSLKEKNITNPEDLKGKKIGVYSLSSGTRQNLLVLLNQAGLSEKDVTIVETGLLNFAPLMQGQVDATAATDTGLVTAKEKGLVDVNVLEVKDHINVPSDVFVVTEKTYNEKKDLLKKFVKAYQTSAEWMIDEPEEAAALAVNYAIDGKDEKHNLDIIKLRNEASISDATSEKGLGALEVDVLQQGADIYKKLGLIDKDLHLSEVIVEDLLK; encoded by the coding sequence ATGAAATTGAAAAGAAGTATTCCAGCAGCCGTCATCATCCTCGTATTGTTGTTAACAGCTTGTGGTTCTAATAATAAGCAGCAAGCCGCTGCAGTAACAGAGCAAGATACAGTAAAAATCGCCAGCTGGAGTCAGCCGATTTCAGAACAAACGAACCTACTAGTAAGTGAGGAAAAAGATTTTTTTAAAAAAGAGGGTTTAGATATTGAATTTATTACAGGTGCAGGGGGAGGAGATGCGATAAAAAATATCCTTTCAGGTAAGGCCGATATTGCCTTTACCGATCCAGGGTCTCTCTATTTTGCATTAAATCAGGGGGAGAAATTAAAGGTTATTTATAATATTTATCCTCAAAACGTATTCAATGTTGTGTCTTTAAAAGAAAAAAATATCACGAACCCAGAGGATTTAAAGGGGAAGAAGATTGGCGTGTATAGCCTTTCCAGTGGTACCAGGCAAAATCTTCTTGTTCTATTGAACCAAGCAGGCCTATCCGAAAAGGACGTTACCATTGTTGAAACAGGTCTTTTGAATTTTGCCCCGTTAATGCAAGGTCAGGTTGATGCCACGGCTGCAACGGACACTGGCTTAGTGACAGCAAAGGAAAAGGGATTGGTGGATGTTAATGTCCTTGAAGTAAAGGATCATATAAATGTCCCGAGCGATGTTTTCGTGGTCACAGAAAAAACGTATAACGAAAAAAAGGATTTACTGAAAAAGTTTGTTAAAGCCTATCAAACGAGTGCGGAGTGGATGATTGACGAACCAGAGGAAGCTGCTGCTTTAGCCGTAAATTATGCAATTGACGGCAAGGATGAAAAACATAATTTAGATATTATTAAACTGCGAAACGAAGCCAGTATTTCGGATGCCACTAGCGAAAAAGGATTAGGAGCATTAGAAGTCGATGTCCTACAACAGGGTGCTGATATCTATAAAAAGTTAGGACTAATTGATAAGGATTTACATTTGTCAGAAGTAATTGTTGAAGACCTTTTGAAATAG
- a CDS encoding long-chain fatty acid--CoA ligase: protein MELQQIINQLMTVLQSDSLSDDEFNHYALQLFAYQYTNNLPFRKFCQQKGKTIRTVKSWKDIPAVPINAFKEVALTCTPPEEAERYFMTSGTTQGVKGKHYHPTLQVWNLSMKTYFKQRFMKETEKIRMGILFPTEEEMPNSSLARYLALAKQEFGTEESHYLLGENGIDLERLIQELEHAERSDEPYAILGASFSFVHLFEELAKIGRSFQLPAGSKILDTGGFKNQSKEWELGEFYHELSRVLGVPRKDCINMYGMTELSSQLYDTGNEQVPSIKSGPHWLKTRIIHPLTGKEVAEGERGVIVHCDLANFNSVSTILTEDLGMKVGEGFLLLGRVQGTEAKGCSLAVEEFIKAATEPTR, encoded by the coding sequence ATGGAACTGCAGCAAATCATTAATCAACTAATGACGGTCTTACAATCAGATTCGTTATCAGACGATGAGTTTAATCATTATGCCTTACAACTATTCGCCTATCAGTACACAAATAACCTTCCCTTTCGGAAGTTCTGTCAGCAAAAAGGCAAAACCATACGGACAGTGAAATCATGGAAGGACATTCCAGCGGTGCCGATTAATGCATTTAAAGAGGTGGCCCTGACCTGTACGCCGCCTGAAGAAGCAGAAAGGTATTTTATGACAAGCGGCACCACACAAGGTGTGAAAGGGAAGCATTATCATCCGACCTTACAAGTATGGAATCTATCGATGAAAACCTATTTTAAACAGCGTTTTATGAAAGAAACGGAAAAAATCCGCATGGGGATTCTGTTTCCGACGGAGGAAGAAATGCCAAATTCCTCATTAGCTCGTTATTTAGCGCTTGCGAAACAGGAGTTTGGTACAGAGGAGAGTCACTATCTTCTAGGTGAAAATGGGATTGACCTTGAGAGGCTGATTCAAGAATTGGAGCATGCAGAACGTTCAGATGAACCTTATGCAATATTAGGAGCTTCGTTCAGTTTTGTTCATCTGTTCGAAGAACTCGCAAAAATCGGCCGCAGCTTTCAATTACCGGCTGGAAGTAAGATTTTAGATACAGGTGGATTTAAAAATCAGTCAAAAGAATGGGAACTCGGCGAGTTTTATCACGAGTTATCGAGAGTACTAGGTGTCCCGAGAAAAGATTGTATCAATATGTACGGTATGACGGAGTTAAGTTCACAGCTATATGACACTGGAAATGAACAGGTTCCATCTATTAAATCCGGTCCTCATTGGCTGAAAACGAGAATTATACATCCGTTAACAGGTAAAGAAGTGGCTGAGGGGGAACGTGGGGTTATCGTCCATTGTGATCTGGCAAACTTTAATTCTGTTAGTACTATTTTGACCGAAGACTTAGGTATGAAGGTTGGTGAGGGGTTCCTTCTATTAGGCAGGGTCCAAGGAACTGAGGCAAAGGGCTGTTCGCTTGCCGTTGAGGAATTTATCAAGGCAGCCACGGAGCCAACACGATGA